A single region of the Streptomyces sp. NBC_01803 genome encodes:
- a CDS encoding metallophosphoesterase family protein, giving the protein MYELVPACLRGRDGTLVFGLVPAWAWRRDTGATRGPLRLSVMNRRFLVSLPLAAALAVSASVSAGSSSASSSADPESVTPAWGASLPLTLAVLGDAPYGAEQVAAFPDLIADVNGDPRVHQVIHLGDIKTGSSSCTDEYFRHIATEFERFRDPLIYTPGDNEWTDCHRPAAGGYDPLERLEVLRSQFFAEPGAALGVRPMVLETQAVDPAHAAFVENTRWASAQVAFATVHAVGSDNGLAPWFGGNETPEQTRLREAEVRARTDAALSWIDDTFDAAEERGLRGVVISMQADTFAGGGSAGYTEIVRRLADRSRAFDGEVLLLQGDTHRYLVDRPLAEGHEGYGISEPVTNLTRIVVEGETVSEWLRLTVNPTAEQLFSWQRVPVD; this is encoded by the coding sequence GTGTACGAGCTGGTTCCGGCTTGCCTCCGGGGGCGGGACGGTACCTTGGTCTTTGGCCTCGTGCCCGCGTGGGCTTGGCGGCGCGACACCGGGGCGACACGTGGGCCGCTCAGACTTTCGGTCATGAACCGTCGTTTCCTTGTCAGCCTGCCGCTTGCCGCGGCCCTCGCTGTTTCCGCTTCCGTGTCCGCCGGTAGTTCGTCGGCCAGTTCGTCGGCTGATCCGGAGTCCGTCACCCCTGCCTGGGGGGCCTCGTTGCCCCTGACCCTGGCCGTCTTGGGAGACGCGCCGTACGGTGCGGAGCAGGTCGCCGCGTTCCCCGATCTGATCGCCGACGTCAACGGCGATCCGCGCGTCCATCAGGTCATTCACCTGGGGGATATCAAGACGGGCAGCAGCTCTTGCACGGATGAGTACTTCCGGCACATCGCGACGGAGTTCGAGCGGTTTCGCGATCCGCTGATCTACACGCCGGGCGACAATGAGTGGACGGACTGCCACCGGCCGGCCGCCGGTGGCTACGACCCGCTGGAGCGGCTCGAAGTCCTGCGCTCCCAGTTCTTCGCGGAGCCGGGAGCCGCGCTGGGTGTGCGCCCGATGGTGCTGGAGACGCAGGCCGTCGACCCGGCACACGCCGCGTTCGTTGAGAACACCCGCTGGGCATCGGCACAGGTGGCTTTCGCCACGGTGCACGCGGTGGGTTCGGACAATGGGCTGGCCCCGTGGTTCGGCGGGAACGAGACGCCCGAGCAGACCCGGCTCCGGGAGGCCGAGGTGCGGGCGCGTACCGATGCGGCGCTGTCCTGGATCGACGACACCTTCGACGCCGCGGAGGAACGCGGCCTGCGGGGCGTGGTGATCAGCATGCAGGCGGACACGTTCGCCGGGGGCGGCTCGGCCGGTTACACGGAGATCGTCCGGCGTCTGGCGGACCGATCGCGGGCGTTCGACGGGGAAGTGCTGCTGCTTCAGGGCGACACCCACCGCTACCTGGTGGACCGGCCGTTGGCCGAAGGACACGAGGGTTACGGGATCAGCGAGCCGGTCACCAACCTCACCCGGATCGTGGTCGAAGGCGAAACGGTGTCGGAGTGGCTGCGCCTGACCGTGAACCCGACAGCGGAGCAGCTGTTCAGCTGGCAGCGCGTTCCGGTGGACTGA
- the glnA gene encoding type I glutamate--ammonia ligase, with amino-acid sequence MEKQQEFVLRTLEERDIRFVRLWFTDVLGFLKSVAVAPAELEQAFEEGIGFDGSAIEGFARVHESDMIAKPAPSTFQILPWRAESPGTARMFCDILMPDGSPSYADPRYVLKRALAKSSDLGFTFYTHPEIEFFLLDEKPVDGTRPTPADTSGYFDHTPQNIGMDFRRQAITMLESMGISVEFSHHEGAPGQQEIDLRYADALSTADNIMTFRLVMKQVALEQGVQATFMPKPFSEYPGSGMHTHLSLFEGDRNAFHETGAEFQLSKIGRSFIAGLLRHAGEISAVTNQWVNSYKRIWGGAQRPAGAGGEAPSYICWGHNNRSALIRVPMYKPGKTGSTRIEVRSLDSGANPYLAYAVLLAAGLKGVEEGYEFPAGAEDDVWALTDRERRALGIEPLPQNLGEAIHLMQHSELVAETLGEHVFDFFLRNKRQEWEEYRSEVTAFELRKNLPVL; translated from the coding sequence ATGGAGAAGCAGCAGGAGTTCGTGCTCCGGACGCTGGAGGAGCGGGACATCCGGTTTGTGCGGCTGTGGTTCACGGATGTGCTCGGCTTCCTCAAATCCGTGGCCGTCGCCCCCGCCGAGCTTGAGCAGGCGTTCGAGGAGGGCATCGGCTTCGACGGCTCGGCCATCGAAGGATTCGCGCGTGTGCACGAGTCCGACATGATCGCGAAGCCCGCCCCGAGCACGTTCCAGATCCTGCCCTGGCGCGCGGAATCCCCGGGCACGGCCCGGATGTTCTGCGACATCCTGATGCCCGACGGCTCCCCGTCGTACGCCGACCCGCGCTACGTCCTCAAGCGGGCCCTGGCCAAGAGCTCCGACCTCGGCTTCACCTTCTACACGCACCCCGAGATCGAGTTCTTCCTGCTCGACGAGAAGCCGGTGGACGGCACCCGGCCCACCCCCGCCGACACCTCGGGGTACTTTGACCACACCCCGCAGAACATCGGCATGGACTTCAGACGCCAGGCCATCACGATGCTGGAGTCCATGGGGATCTCCGTCGAGTTCTCCCACCACGAGGGCGCCCCCGGTCAGCAGGAGATCGACCTGCGCTACGCCGACGCGCTCTCCACGGCGGACAACATCATGACGTTCCGCCTCGTCATGAAGCAGGTCGCGCTGGAACAGGGCGTGCAGGCCACGTTCATGCCCAAGCCGTTCTCGGAATACCCCGGCTCCGGCATGCACACCCACCTCTCGCTCTTCGAGGGCGACCGCAACGCCTTCCACGAGACCGGCGCCGAGTTCCAGCTCTCCAAGATCGGCCGCTCCTTCATCGCCGGGCTGCTCCGGCACGCGGGCGAGATCTCGGCCGTCACCAACCAGTGGGTCAACTCCTACAAGCGCATCTGGGGCGGCGCCCAGCGCCCGGCCGGCGCCGGCGGCGAGGCCCCCTCGTACATCTGCTGGGGCCACAACAACCGTTCCGCGCTGATCCGCGTGCCCATGTACAAGCCCGGCAAGACCGGCTCCACCCGCATCGAGGTCCGTTCCCTCGACTCGGGCGCCAACCCCTACCTCGCCTACGCGGTGCTGCTGGCCGCCGGCCTCAAGGGCGTCGAGGAGGGCTACGAGTTCCCGGCGGGCGCGGAGGACGACGTCTGGGCCCTCACCGACCGCGAACGCCGCGCACTCGGCATCGAGCCCCTCCCGCAGAACCTGGGCGAGGCGATCCACTTGATGCAGCACAGCGAGCTGGTCGCGGAAACTCTCGGCGAACACGTCTTCGACTTCTTCCTCCGCAACAAGCGGCAGGAGTGGGAGGAGTACCGCTCGGAGGTCACGGCGTTCGAGCTGCGCAAGAACCTGCCGGTGCTGTAG
- a CDS encoding methyltransferase domain-containing protein, with protein MKPDPDHGDDEALRSELTDTLAAAGHLRTEPWRRAMREVPRRTFLRDGLFRRNGTGWEPLTATHPDWLALCHRDEPVVTRVAGIRPDELGSVIYREPTHTSPAPSLAARILEEARIEDGMSVLHIGTGTGYLAALLTHRLGDHLVTTVELDRDVARRAREALSLAGYNPHLVNGNAVTGWEEATGPWDRIISTCAVITVPRLWFTLTRPGGQIITPVSGGMNAGALARLTVGEGGLLADPDVALGRLITPGGAELGLAHPQEPHPSGPLPDITTSERPAVITPDDLAEPTTRFVAQAAAPWLRDLRLPDGHLYWDPEAKVWAALRQDGDKWTVRQSGYPVWNRIEEQVNRWRADGSPGLHEFTVAATADGHLLTFWDDAR; from the coding sequence ATGAAGCCGGACCCGGACCACGGCGACGACGAGGCCCTGCGCTCGGAACTGACCGACACCCTCGCCGCCGCCGGACACCTGCGCACGGAACCCTGGCGCCGCGCCATGCGAGAGGTCCCCCGGCGCACGTTCCTCCGCGACGGCCTCTTCCGCCGCAACGGCACCGGCTGGGAACCCCTCACCGCCACCCACCCCGACTGGCTCGCCCTCTGCCACCGCGACGAACCCGTCGTCACCCGCGTCGCCGGCATCCGCCCCGACGAACTCGGCAGCGTGATCTACCGCGAACCCACCCACACCAGCCCGGCACCGAGCCTGGCCGCACGCATTCTGGAGGAAGCCCGTATCGAGGACGGCATGAGCGTCCTCCACATCGGCACCGGCACCGGCTACCTCGCCGCGCTACTGACCCACCGGCTCGGCGACCACCTCGTCACCACCGTCGAACTCGACCGCGACGTGGCCCGCCGCGCCCGCGAGGCCCTGTCCCTCGCCGGATACAACCCCCACCTCGTCAACGGCAACGCCGTCACCGGATGGGAAGAGGCCACCGGCCCCTGGGACCGCATCATCTCCACCTGCGCCGTCATCACCGTCCCCCGCCTCTGGTTCACCCTCACCCGCCCCGGAGGCCAGATCATCACCCCCGTCAGCGGGGGGATGAACGCCGGCGCCCTCGCCCGCCTCACCGTCGGGGAAGGCGGACTGCTGGCCGACCCCGACGTGGCCCTCGGCCGCCTCATCACCCCCGGCGGCGCCGAACTCGGCCTCGCCCACCCACAAGAGCCACACCCCTCGGGCCCCCTCCCGGACATCACCACCAGCGAGCGCCCCGCCGTCATCACCCCGGACGACCTGGCCGAACCGACCACCCGCTTCGTCGCCCAGGCCGCCGCCCCCTGGCTGCGGGACTTACGCCTTCCCGACGGCCACCTCTACTGGGACCCCGAGGCCAAGGTCTGGGCCGCGCTGCGCCAGGACGGGGACAAGTGGACGGTACGCCAGTCCGGTTACCCCGTCTGGAACCGCATCGAGGAACAGGTCAACCGATGGCGAGCCGACGGCTCCCCCGGCCTCCACGAATTCACCGTCGCCGCCACCGCCGACGGACACCTGCTCACCTTCTGGGACGACGCCCGGTGA
- a CDS encoding terpene synthase family protein — translation MPQDADVFLPFESRSNPDAGRARERHLDWAVDHGLVRGAEALRRYRAWMLTDLAAWAFPDARGADLDLVTDAVCLGLALDDQFDGPAGRQPERVAWLSTELAAIPYRAPGTRPKLDLPVTRAYADLWRRGAAGTSPAWRERAAGNLTRFFRSFVQEAQYRSVGARLDEEAYRTLRGHAAGTAPRFDLIERAGHFEVPAGVYWSREVRTLTRCAGDVVLLCDDLRAAERDEARGDPYNLVLIRRRDRGLTRPEAAAQVGAEVTDRVALFQAVSGRVPELCARWRVDARGAAGTARYLDGLRCWMAAVLRWGAASARYADPAAPDPGGITGHGTGPAPPVRPSSVVPAPAPVAQA, via the coding sequence ATGCCGCAAGACGCTGATGTCTTTCTACCCTTCGAGTCCAGAAGCAATCCCGACGCCGGCCGGGCGCGGGAGCGTCACCTCGACTGGGCGGTGGACCACGGGCTGGTCCGCGGCGCCGAGGCGTTGCGCCGCTACCGCGCCTGGATGCTGACGGACCTCGCCGCCTGGGCCTTCCCGGACGCCAGGGGCGCGGATCTGGACCTGGTCACCGACGCGGTCTGCCTGGGCCTTGCGCTGGACGACCAGTTCGACGGCCCGGCCGGCCGCCAGCCGGAGCGGGTGGCGTGGCTGAGCACCGAGCTGGCCGCCATCCCCTACCGCGCGCCCGGCACCCGCCCGAAGCTCGACCTGCCGGTGACCCGCGCCTACGCGGACCTGTGGCGGCGCGGTGCGGCCGGGACCTCCCCCGCCTGGCGGGAGCGCGCGGCGGGAAACCTGACGCGCTTCTTCCGCTCGTTCGTGCAGGAGGCGCAGTACCGGTCCGTGGGCGCCCGGCTCGACGAGGAGGCGTATCGCACGCTGCGCGGGCACGCGGCCGGCACCGCGCCCCGCTTCGACCTGATCGAGCGCGCCGGCCACTTCGAGGTCCCGGCCGGGGTCTACTGGAGTCGCGAGGTGCGGACGCTGACCCGCTGCGCCGGGGACGTGGTCCTGCTCTGCGACGACCTGCGCGCGGCGGAGCGCGACGAGGCGCGCGGCGACCCGTACAACCTCGTGCTCATCCGCCGGCGCGATCGGGGCCTCACGCGACCGGAGGCGGCGGCGCAGGTGGGCGCCGAGGTGACGGACCGGGTCGCGCTCTTCCAGGCGGTGAGCGGACGGGTGCCCGAGCTGTGCGCCCGCTGGCGGGTCGACGCGCGCGGCGCGGCGGGCACCGCGCGCTATCTCGACGGCCTGCGCTGCTGGATGGCCGCCGTCCTCCGGTGGGGGGCGGCGTCCGCCCGGTACGCGGACCCGGCGGCCCCGGACCCGGGCGGGATCACCGGCCACGGGACGGGTCCGGCGCCGCCGGTGCGGCCTTCCAGCGTGGTCCCGGCGCCCGCGCCTGTCGCTCAGGCATGA
- a CDS encoding class I SAM-dependent methyltransferase has product MTGLPSYLRATADAYDAMAVRYAEAVRDGLDHLPLDRAVLAAFAELAGAADAGPVAELGCGPGYVTAHLRGLGLDAFGVDLSPVMIDLAREAYPDSRFEVGSMDALDLADGTLGGIVSWYSVIHTPPREIPSYFAEFRRVLAPGGTLLFAFFESEGGPVSAFDHKVTTAYRWPIDDLAGLAREAGFVEVGRMLREPREDERFRRGHLLTRAG; this is encoded by the coding sequence GTGACCGGACTCCCCTCGTACCTCCGTGCGACAGCGGATGCCTACGACGCCATGGCCGTTCGCTACGCCGAAGCCGTCCGTGATGGGCTCGACCATCTTCCGCTGGATCGCGCGGTTCTCGCCGCGTTCGCCGAGCTCGCGGGAGCCGCTGACGCCGGGCCCGTCGCCGAGCTGGGATGTGGCCCTGGATATGTGACGGCGCACCTGCGGGGCCTGGGACTGGACGCTTTCGGCGTCGACCTGTCGCCGGTGATGATCGACCTCGCCCGCGAGGCTTACCCGGACTCGCGGTTCGAGGTCGGCTCGATGGATGCCCTGGACCTGGCCGACGGCACACTGGGCGGCATCGTGTCCTGGTATTCGGTCATCCATACTCCACCGCGGGAAATACCGTCGTACTTCGCTGAGTTCCGCCGGGTTCTGGCCCCGGGTGGCACCCTCCTGTTCGCCTTCTTCGAGTCCGAGGGCGGGCCGGTGTCGGCGTTCGACCACAAGGTGACGACGGCCTACCGATGGCCGATTGACGACCTCGCCGGGCTGGCCCGCGAGGCCGGGTTCGTCGAGGTCGGCCGGATGCTGCGCGAGCCCCGCGAGGACGAGCGGTTCCGCCGGGGCCATCTGCTGACGCGCGCGGGGTAG